The Triticum aestivum cultivar Chinese Spring chromosome 7B, IWGSC CS RefSeq v2.1, whole genome shotgun sequence genome window below encodes:
- the LOC123157194 gene encoding uncharacterized protein, with protein sequence MDLALLCPSFTVLDPPPANGSRPLSAILPSELHHVAGVRGSTTTVYRRRPVPEPPCPPVVTLFLSGLPLLHAGQGEVLSRHGGRQGFASSGSGGHGLCRLICCFPRLYLTKKMATVVATPRAPRSRGSSAGAKVGGRKDGPKCRVVLPNIVTAGHFVHIASAFDR encoded by the exons ATGGATCTGGCCCTGCTGTGCCCCTCCTTCACCGTGCTGGATCCGCCGCCAGCCAACGGATCCCGTCCGCTCTCGGCCATCCTGCCGTCAGAGCTTCACCATGTCGCGGGGGTGCGCGGCAGCACGACCACTGTCTATCGGCGGCGACCCGTCCCCGAGCCCCCCTGCCCCCCTGTGGTCACCCTCTTCCTCTCGGGGTTGCCGCTCCTTCATGCCGGCCAGGGCGAGGTGTTGTcccgacatggtgggcgccaaggCTTCGCCTCCTCCGGATCCGGCGGCCATGGCCTCTGCCGTCTCATCTGCTGCTTCCCGCGATTGTACCTCACGAAGAAGATGGCGACTGTGGTGGCGACGCCTCGCGCCCCAAGGAGTAGGGGCAGCAGCGCTGGGGCGAAGGTTGGTGGCAGGAAGGACGGGCCCAAGTGCAGGGTGGTGCTGCCCAACATTGTCACCGCCG GCCACTTCGTCCACATCGCCAGTGCTTTTGATAGGTGA